The Hahella sp. HNIBRBA332 genome window below encodes:
- a CDS encoding class I adenylate-forming enzyme family protein, which produces MNRSGIIDLVPAALRKQWATQGLYPDRSVFQMFQMYAEQSPDKTAVLSPDSVMTYGDLLEKALRLATAFREMGIVAGDVIAYQLPNSWRCCAVDLAAAAIGAIVAPFPPGRGRLDIQSLLKRCDARAIVATPEYGGVDMCELIDSLRPTTLSLRWLIADSAQAPEGWTSLEQCFQAEPIALQQLPHVDPDSPVRLLVSSGTESEPKLVAYSHNALLGGRGRFLQRLHPDGANFRGMYLVPLGSSFGSTATFGVLSWLGGSLAVLPRFDAEDAIRAIESLRPTHLLGVPTMIQRMAAEPLLADIDKSSLVAIVSGGSVIDPASIQRCVDAFGCRFISLYGSADGVNCHNTLDEALDVVFRSVGRPNPDVCEIRIVDDAGKEVRRGEVGEILARGPISPMQYVNAPELDARYRDPEGWVYTGDLGLLDQDGYLRLSGRKKDVIVRGGANISTVQIENLVTCFPDVISAACVPVPDPDLGQRVCLCISMRSGAERPSLAEIASFLRDQGLEVNKLPEYLRFIRHFPLTPAGKVDKKRLTAEVAFLERSACAV; this is translated from the coding sequence ATGAACCGCTCAGGCATCATCGATCTGGTTCCAGCGGCGCTGCGCAAGCAATGGGCGACGCAAGGCCTGTACCCTGACCGCAGCGTGTTCCAGATGTTTCAGATGTATGCGGAACAGTCGCCGGACAAGACGGCGGTGCTTTCGCCAGATTCCGTCATGACCTATGGCGACCTGCTGGAGAAGGCGTTGCGGTTGGCGACGGCTTTTCGTGAGATGGGCATCGTCGCCGGCGATGTGATCGCCTATCAGTTGCCTAACAGTTGGCGTTGCTGCGCCGTCGATCTCGCCGCCGCCGCCATTGGCGCGATTGTGGCGCCGTTCCCCCCGGGTCGCGGACGTCTGGACATCCAGTCTTTACTGAAACGCTGCGACGCCCGCGCCATTGTGGCGACGCCGGAATACGGCGGTGTGGACATGTGCGAGCTGATCGATTCTTTGCGTCCCACCACCTTGTCGTTGCGCTGGTTGATTGCAGACAGCGCTCAAGCGCCGGAAGGGTGGACCAGTCTGGAGCAATGTTTTCAGGCAGAGCCGATAGCGCTGCAGCAGCTGCCTCATGTCGATCCAGATTCACCGGTGCGCCTGCTGGTGTCTTCCGGCACCGAGTCCGAGCCCAAACTGGTGGCTTACTCTCACAACGCGCTGCTGGGCGGACGCGGTCGCTTTCTGCAGCGTTTACACCCCGATGGCGCGAACTTTCGCGGCATGTATCTGGTGCCTCTGGGGTCATCCTTCGGCTCCACCGCCACCTTTGGGGTGCTGTCCTGGCTGGGCGGCTCCCTGGCGGTGCTGCCGCGATTCGATGCGGAAGACGCCATTCGCGCCATCGAATCCCTGCGTCCCACCCACCTGCTCGGCGTGCCCACCATGATTCAGCGCATGGCCGCCGAGCCTCTCTTGGCGGACATCGACAAATCCAGCCTGGTCGCCATTGTCAGCGGCGGCTCGGTCATTGACCCCGCCAGCATCCAACGATGCGTGGACGCCTTTGGCTGCCGCTTTATCAGTCTGTACGGCTCAGCGGATGGGGTGAACTGTCATAACACGCTGGATGAAGCGCTGGACGTGGTGTTCCGCAGCGTTGGCCGCCCCAACCCGGACGTCTGTGAGATTCGCATTGTCGACGACGCCGGCAAGGAAGTCCGCCGCGGCGAGGTCGGCGAAATTCTCGCCCGCGGCCCGATCAGCCCCATGCAGTACGTCAACGCCCCAGAGCTGGACGCCCGTTATCGGGACCCGGAAGGCTGGGTGTACACCGGCGACCTGGGCTTGCTGGATCAGGACGGCTATTTGCGCCTTTCCGGCCGCAAGAAAGACGTGATCGTGCGCGGCGGCGCCAACATCAGCACGGTGCAGATCGAGAATCTGGTCACCTGTTTTCCAGACGTGATCAGCGCCGCCTGCGTGCCGGTTCCAGACCCGGACCTGGGGCAACGGGTATGCCTGTGTATAAGCATGCGCAGCGGCGCGGAGCGTCCCTCTTTGGCGGAAATCGCCAGCTTTCTGCGCGACCAGGGACTGGAGGTGAACAAACTGCCGGAGTACCTGCGCTTCATCCGGCATTTTCCACTCACACCGGCGGGCAAGGTCGATAAAAAGCGGCTCACGGCTGAAGTCGCTTTTTTGGAGCGCAGCGCATGCGCAGTGTAG
- a CDS encoding acyl-CoA dehydrogenase family protein, with product MRSVDTGKAANLPMDNGGANKTSGELAQRIRAFINEQVIPNEPLLAKDDDAALTLQSALAAEARAQGLWGLYYPAALGGEVATLSDYLPLAEQEGRSEFGPEIFGGRAALDVRMLSLHGGDTIVERFLQPLAAGKAVSAYGMSEPDSIGSIPATIQLRAQREGDGWRLDGRKWFISRARRADFITVVARTQTEAPPQYTLSMLVVPTDALGFSILQDLDILGRRNGQHELQFDHVRIPQDYLLGELHEGMALMKQRLGLGRTINAAHWVGLAQRCLDLLGERVCSERGQLARLPDKQLIRRLAFLSQQSIVSARAQLQLAAAKLDAGEDSDIEVNMAKIAASHALNQAADSAIQVFGAEGLCDATPLSTIFRYARATRILDGADEVLINTVGRRILEGYLPREEQNSSPVAQTERETAQV from the coding sequence ATGCGCAGTGTAGACACAGGAAAGGCCGCAAACCTGCCTATGGATAACGGCGGCGCCAACAAGACATCCGGCGAGCTGGCGCAGCGCATACGCGCCTTCATCAATGAGCAGGTGATTCCCAACGAGCCCTTGCTCGCCAAAGACGACGACGCGGCGCTGACGCTGCAGTCCGCCCTGGCCGCAGAGGCCCGCGCCCAGGGCCTGTGGGGTCTGTATTATCCCGCCGCCCTGGGTGGCGAAGTCGCCACGTTAAGCGACTATCTGCCCCTGGCGGAACAGGAGGGACGCTCCGAGTTCGGCCCTGAAATCTTCGGCGGGCGCGCCGCTCTGGATGTGCGCATGCTGTCTCTGCACGGCGGCGACACAATCGTGGAACGCTTTCTGCAACCACTGGCGGCGGGAAAGGCCGTGTCCGCCTATGGCATGTCTGAACCGGACAGTATCGGCTCGATTCCCGCCACCATCCAGCTGCGGGCGCAGCGCGAGGGAGACGGCTGGCGCCTTGACGGCCGCAAGTGGTTTATCTCCCGCGCCCGTCGTGCGGATTTTATCACCGTGGTGGCGCGCACCCAGACGGAGGCGCCGCCACAATACACCCTGTCCATGCTGGTGGTTCCCACCGACGCCCTCGGATTCAGCATCCTGCAGGATCTGGACATCCTGGGCCGCCGTAACGGCCAGCATGAGCTGCAGTTCGATCATGTGCGGATTCCCCAGGATTATCTGCTGGGCGAATTGCACGAAGGCATGGCCCTGATGAAGCAACGGCTGGGATTGGGACGCACCATCAACGCCGCTCATTGGGTGGGGCTGGCGCAACGTTGCCTGGACCTGCTTGGCGAGCGTGTATGCAGCGAGCGCGGCCAGTTGGCGCGACTGCCGGACAAGCAACTGATCCGCCGCCTGGCGTTTCTCAGTCAACAAAGCATCGTCAGCGCACGGGCGCAATTACAACTGGCCGCAGCAAAACTGGATGCGGGCGAGGATAGCGATATTGAAGTGAATATGGCGAAGATCGCCGCCTCTCACGCGCTCAATCAAGCCGCCGACAGCGCCATTCAGGTCTTCGGCGCAGAAGGTCTGTGCGACGCGACGCCGCTCTCCACTATTTTTCGCTACGCCCGCGCCACGCGCATTCTGGACGGCGCTGATGAGGTGCTGATCAATACCGTGGGGCGACGGATTCTGGAGGGTTATCTTCCCCGTGAAGAACAAAACAGCTCGCCCGTCGCCCAGACGGAGCGGGAGACGGCGCAAGTATGA
- a CDS encoding copper uptake system-associated protein has protein sequence MKNRHNNRMSSPPIPFRSLLAALTLSSALVAPAFANDGLTQEQQQVIKLISATYDQPHHKVETAPVIVVNDYAIADWIQGERGGRALLRRDGDKWMVLACGGDEFKKVDLLHKAGIPQDTASQLISELTEAEQSIAPQKLAQFGLFGAPNDPGMSAHHQNHPQNGSFQAD, from the coding sequence ATGAAAAATCGTCATAACAACAGGATGTCTTCACCGCCTATCCCTTTCCGCAGCCTGCTGGCCGCCCTGACGTTAAGTTCGGCGCTGGTCGCGCCCGCATTCGCCAACGACGGCTTGACGCAAGAACAGCAGCAAGTGATCAAACTGATCTCCGCCACCTATGACCAGCCCCATCACAAGGTGGAGACGGCGCCGGTCATCGTGGTGAACGACTACGCCATCGCCGACTGGATTCAGGGCGAACGAGGCGGACGCGCGCTGCTGCGCCGGGACGGCGACAAGTGGATGGTGCTCGCCTGCGGCGGCGACGAGTTCAAGAAAGTCGACCTGCTGCACAAAGCCGGCATCCCTCAGGACACCGCCTCCCAGCTCATTTCTGAACTGACTGAAGCGGAACAGTCCATCGCGCCGCAAAAACTGGCGCAGTTCGGGCTGTTTGGCGCGCCGAACGATCCGGGTATGTCCGCGCATCATCAAAATCATCCACAAAACGGATCCTTTCAGGCCGATTAA
- a CDS encoding MoaD/ThiS family protein has protein sequence MSITIHIPTVLRPLTNEQKRIDGGGANVREVIENMEIQYPGVKERLMADGKVHRFLNIYVNDDDIRFAENLDTSVQAGDAITILPAVAGGCGDRLG, from the coding sequence ATGTCAATCACCATCCATATTCCCACCGTTCTGCGTCCGCTGACCAACGAACAGAAGCGCATTGACGGCGGCGGCGCGAATGTGCGGGAAGTGATCGAGAACATGGAAATACAGTACCCGGGCGTCAAAGAGCGACTGATGGCGGACGGCAAGGTGCATCGCTTTTTGAATATTTACGTGAATGACGACGATATTCGTTTCGCCGAGAATCTGGATACGTCCGTGCAAGCCGGCGACGCCATCACCATCCTGCCGGCGGTGGCGGGCGGCTGCGGCGACAGGTTGGGATAA
- a CDS encoding YitT family protein encodes MTNNSLTLQSHSLPEDLFALISGTAFVAFGVFLFNGAGLLTGGTAGLALLLTHVLHISFGKIFFLLNLPFYWLAFKQMGWRFCLNTFISVAIVSLVVDHTGDVVSIESIEPWFAAVFGGFLIGMGMLILFRHKSSLGGVGILALYLQKRNIMRAGKFQMMIDCIIVLASCFIVTPMILIYSVLGAVALNLLLTVNHKPGRYQVG; translated from the coding sequence ATGACTAATAACTCCCTTACCCTACAATCGCACTCACTACCTGAAGATCTGTTTGCGCTGATCAGCGGCACGGCGTTTGTGGCCTTCGGCGTATTTCTGTTCAACGGAGCTGGCTTGCTGACAGGTGGTACGGCGGGGTTGGCGTTGTTATTGACGCATGTGCTGCATATCAGCTTCGGTAAGATTTTCTTCCTGCTTAACCTGCCCTTCTATTGGCTGGCTTTCAAGCAGATGGGATGGCGTTTCTGCCTCAATACGTTTATCTCCGTCGCCATCGTTTCACTGGTTGTGGATCACACTGGAGATGTCGTCTCCATTGAGTCGATAGAACCCTGGTTCGCAGCGGTTTTCGGCGGCTTTCTGATAGGCATGGGCATGCTGATTCTGTTCCGCCATAAGTCCAGCCTTGGCGGCGTCGGCATCCTCGCGCTATACCTGCAAAAGCGCAATATCATGCGCGCCGGAAAATTTCAGATGATGATTGATTGCATTATCGTGCTGGCGTCCTGTTTCATCGTCACTCCCATGATTCTGATTTACTCAGTGCTCGGCGCCGTGGCGCTGAACCTGTTGCTGACGGTCAACCATAAACCTGGACGCTATCAGGTAGGCTAA
- a CDS encoding CynX/NimT family MFS transporter, with translation MNAIAPPLRQSPLRAISLHVVLLLSMTLPMLILYTIGALGPLLIADLGIEPGWLGYVTMSAFGVAAVLSLAAGPLVERLGSRRGLWMLFFSVALAYGLLITLPGFAGIIAAVAVCGVAQALSNPVTNQLIAQRIPPARKAFAVGLKQSGVQLGALIAGGLLPLIAVSFGWRAAMATVIPVALLLACLAPSLAPPPSPAGPRRSWLPSRPGKLLLNLMAVQGCAGVTLSAFVTFLPVFATQQGVSQHDAGLMVAVFGVMGFTSRLTLTSLSSKLKDESWLLLGLMALTALALWVTQQASPESHWRLWFGVLVVGLTAVATNAVAMGMLLRYSVFGAPATASGLLSAAFFGGFAMGAPLFGALATTFSGFSVAWSALAIVALAGAVAALGLALLRRRSAS, from the coding sequence ATGAACGCCATCGCGCCGCCGCTGCGCCAATCGCCTTTGCGCGCCATCAGCCTGCATGTCGTGCTGCTGTTATCCATGACCTTGCCGATGCTGATTCTATACACCATCGGCGCCTTGGGCCCCTTGCTGATCGCCGATCTGGGCATTGAACCCGGCTGGCTCGGTTATGTCACCATGAGCGCTTTCGGCGTGGCGGCGGTGCTGTCCCTCGCCGCCGGTCCGCTGGTCGAGCGGCTGGGATCGCGACGTGGCCTGTGGATGCTGTTTTTCAGCGTGGCGCTGGCCTATGGTCTGTTGATCACCCTCCCCGGGTTTGCAGGCATTATCGCCGCCGTGGCGGTATGCGGCGTGGCGCAGGCGCTGTCGAACCCGGTTACGAACCAGTTGATCGCACAACGGATTCCCCCTGCGCGCAAGGCGTTCGCCGTGGGACTGAAACAATCCGGCGTACAGCTCGGCGCTCTGATTGCCGGCGGATTGCTGCCGCTGATCGCCGTCTCGTTCGGGTGGCGCGCCGCCATGGCGACGGTTATCCCGGTCGCGCTGTTATTAGCCTGTCTTGCGCCGTCTCTGGCTCCGCCGCCATCGCCCGCCGGACCTCGGCGCTCCTGGCTACCCTCGCGCCCAGGCAAACTGCTGCTCAACCTGATGGCGGTGCAAGGCTGCGCCGGCGTCACCCTGTCCGCCTTCGTGACCTTTCTGCCCGTCTTCGCCACCCAGCAAGGCGTCAGTCAGCATGACGCCGGTTTGATGGTGGCCGTCTTCGGCGTCATGGGCTTTACCTCGCGCCTCACGCTGACGTCCCTTTCCAGCAAACTCAAGGATGAATCCTGGCTGCTGCTGGGATTAATGGCGCTCACCGCACTGGCGCTCTGGGTCACCCAACAGGCCTCACCGGAAAGCCACTGGCGCTTATGGTTCGGTGTGCTGGTAGTGGGCCTCACCGCCGTGGCGACCAATGCGGTGGCGATGGGCATGCTGCTTAGATACAGCGTCTTTGGCGCGCCGGCGACCGCGTCCGGCTTGCTGTCCGCCGCGTTTTTTGGCGGCTTCGCGATGGGCGCGCCGCTCTTTGGCGCTCTCGCCACTACTTTTTCAGGATTCAGTGTGGCCTGGAGCGCTCTCGCTATCGTCGCGCTGGCGGGAGCTGTAGCGGCCTTGGGTCTGGCTCTGTTGCGACGCAGGAGCGCCTCATGA
- a CDS encoding M67 family metallopeptidase: protein MLTILSELVDAMIQQAQTDHPMETCGVIAGREGAERPMRLIPMRNVAASEDMFMFDAREQLQVWREMEANGEEPVVIYHSHTHSRAYPSQDDILCAAEPHAHYVIIPTDPAYGSGIRSFRIVNGAVVEETIRIVEQYAGEQSFPLAENRSSHVNHHPYSHRSASADQRTEAH, encoded by the coding sequence ATGCTGACGATTCTTTCGGAACTTGTAGACGCCATGATCCAACAGGCGCAGACAGACCATCCCATGGAAACCTGCGGCGTTATCGCCGGCCGGGAGGGCGCCGAGCGCCCCATGCGCCTCATTCCCATGCGCAATGTAGCGGCATCAGAGGATATGTTCATGTTCGACGCCCGCGAACAACTGCAGGTGTGGCGGGAAATGGAGGCCAACGGCGAAGAGCCGGTGGTCATCTATCACTCACACACCCACTCGCGCGCCTATCCCAGCCAGGATGACATTCTTTGCGCCGCGGAGCCGCACGCCCATTACGTCATTATTCCCACTGATCCAGCCTACGGCAGCGGCATTCGCAGCTTCCGCATCGTCAACGGAGCCGTAGTGGAAGAAACCATTCGCATCGTCGAGCAATACGCCGGCGAACAATCATTTCCCCTTGCTGAAAACAGGAGTTCCCATGTCAATCACCATCCATATTCCCACCGTTCTGCGTCCGCTGACCAACGAACAGAAGCGCATTGA
- the moeB gene encoding molybdopterin-synthase adenylyltransferase MoeB, whose amino-acid sequence MKLPPLVEPAAELSSAEIARYSRHLLLPDVGLNGQKRLKNAKVLAVGAGGLGSPVLLYLAAAGVGTLGVVEFDRVDESNLQRQIIHGVSDIGRPKGESARDAIHEINPHIAVRLHSERLDSSNALDLIAQYDLIVDGTDNFATRYLVNDACVLAGKPYVWGSIYRFEGQASVFWENAPEGAGLNYRDLYPEPPPPHLAPSCSEGGVLGVLCASIGSMMATEAIKLITGLGESLLGRLAVYDALDMSFRFIKLRRDPQRRAITELTDYQAFCGLATTVQDNDNSVPSIDVHELKRWRDSAKDFQLIDVRGALERDIVHIQGSQHIPAHKLLDSDMLNALSNNAPIVLHCKSGVRSQRALQSLRECGFDNVHHLDGGILAWIRHIDPTLPSY is encoded by the coding sequence ATGAAGCTCCCCCCCCTCGTAGAACCCGCTGCGGAGTTGTCCTCGGCGGAAATCGCCCGCTATAGCCGTCATCTGCTGCTGCCGGATGTAGGACTGAATGGGCAAAAACGCTTGAAGAACGCCAAAGTGCTGGCGGTTGGCGCCGGCGGTCTAGGCTCTCCTGTCTTACTGTATCTGGCGGCCGCCGGGGTCGGAACCCTGGGCGTTGTGGAGTTTGATCGGGTTGACGAGTCTAATCTGCAACGTCAGATCATCCACGGCGTGTCCGATATCGGACGTCCCAAAGGCGAGAGCGCCAGAGACGCCATTCACGAGATCAATCCGCACATCGCGGTGCGGCTGCATAGTGAGCGTCTGGACTCGTCCAACGCCCTTGATCTCATCGCCCAATACGATCTGATCGTGGATGGAACCGACAATTTCGCTACTCGCTATCTGGTTAATGACGCCTGCGTGCTCGCAGGAAAACCCTACGTCTGGGGTTCGATCTATCGCTTTGAAGGACAAGCGTCGGTCTTTTGGGAAAACGCTCCCGAAGGCGCAGGCCTGAATTATCGCGACCTCTATCCAGAACCCCCGCCGCCCCATCTGGCGCCCTCCTGCTCGGAAGGCGGGGTGTTGGGTGTCCTGTGCGCGTCCATCGGCTCCATGATGGCCACGGAGGCGATCAAGTTAATTACTGGATTAGGTGAATCCTTGTTAGGCAGATTGGCCGTGTACGACGCACTGGACATGAGTTTCCGCTTTATCAAACTGCGTCGTGATCCGCAAAGGCGCGCCATCACCGAACTGACGGATTACCAGGCATTCTGTGGGCTGGCGACAACCGTTCAAGACAATGACAACAGCGTTCCCAGCATTGATGTTCATGAACTCAAGCGGTGGCGGGACAGCGCCAAAGACTTCCAATTGATCGATGTGCGCGGAGCTTTGGAGCGGGACATCGTGCATATCCAGGGATCGCAACATATTCCTGCGCACAAGCTTCTGGACAGCGACATGCTGAACGCTCTCAGCAACAACGCGCCCATCGTGCTGCACTGCAAATCCGGCGTGCGCTCGCAAAGGGCGTTGCAGTCCCTGCGCGAATGCGGTTTCGATAACGTCCACCATCTCGACGGCGGCATTCTCGCCTGGATTCGGCATATCGACCCGACATTGCCCAGCTACTGA
- a CDS encoding CoA transferase, translating to MTVLLEGCYLSGSLRNPTPALAPLYASLRYQANALGAAWENVDTESGAAFALHVADHVAVDCVLEGWSDAVERPISETLAQAATGLMSVHGRASGGAQPLGVDYVSILTAVLSLQGAMAAAIGGLRGASTHTTTASLTSSALLSVAQYLAGATAPETPERLRPGTASVQERPPFMSADGVVFELETLDAVPWRDFWTQAGVDAASAGKGWSGFLLRYAKAIAPVPVALCEALATLPFAQIEHIAQQTGVAICRVRTLQERAQDEDTMDMWRNGPWRFQCDGGLAQARPLKPCDPSSHLPLAGLTVVESCRRIQGPLAGRLLSLLGATVIRIEPPGGDPLRGIPPMAEDVSARFDALNRDKNVREIDIKSATGKAEVMALIQQADVFLHNWAPGKAAEMGLEYDDMKQVNPDLVYTYAGGWGARAEHGLPGTDFMAQAYSGVAAKIAAASGLPGGAVFTVLDVLGGAVAAQGVTAALLARGLGRARSIRVDTSLLGAATLLCADELGALLQQAGYQSHVLDGEPPSPAWTSLSGVYATAQGLIALDCLDERAFSRLTHAIVDAASEHRLNRANDNLNREHLQRVLQHRKAQEWAALFEMNGVPAAVVVEDLTELSRDPRLAPALDKDIYVRVNSPWRFQ from the coding sequence ATGACTGTGTTACTGGAAGGCTGTTATCTCAGCGGATCGTTACGCAACCCGACGCCGGCCCTGGCGCCGCTGTATGCATCGTTGCGATATCAGGCCAATGCTCTCGGCGCCGCCTGGGAGAATGTCGATACGGAATCCGGCGCCGCTTTCGCGTTGCATGTGGCGGATCATGTCGCTGTCGATTGCGTACTGGAAGGCTGGTCGGACGCCGTGGAGCGTCCCATATCAGAAACCCTGGCCCAGGCGGCGACGGGACTGATGTCGGTACATGGTCGCGCCAGCGGCGGCGCGCAGCCCTTGGGAGTGGATTATGTCTCCATCCTCACCGCCGTACTTTCCCTGCAGGGCGCGATGGCCGCCGCCATCGGTGGTCTCCGGGGCGCCTCGACGCACACAACCACCGCCAGCCTGACCTCCAGCGCCTTGCTCAGCGTCGCGCAATATCTGGCCGGCGCCACCGCCCCGGAAACGCCGGAGCGCTTACGGCCCGGCACAGCCAGCGTGCAGGAGCGCCCGCCCTTCATGTCCGCCGATGGCGTGGTATTTGAGCTGGAAACCCTGGACGCCGTCCCCTGGCGCGATTTCTGGACTCAGGCGGGCGTCGACGCCGCCAGCGCCGGCAAAGGCTGGAGCGGCTTCCTGCTACGTTACGCCAAAGCCATCGCCCCGGTTCCCGTCGCCCTCTGCGAGGCGCTCGCCACGCTGCCGTTTGCCCAGATCGAACATATCGCCCAACAAACCGGCGTCGCCATTTGCCGAGTGCGCACGCTCCAGGAGCGTGCGCAGGACGAGGACACAATGGACATGTGGCGCAATGGCCCCTGGCGCTTTCAATGTGATGGCGGCCTCGCCCAGGCCAGGCCGCTGAAGCCCTGTGATCCGTCCTCTCATCTGCCTTTAGCGGGATTAACCGTGGTTGAGTCCTGCCGCCGCATTCAGGGCCCCTTGGCGGGACGCTTGCTGTCTCTGCTCGGAGCCACAGTCATTCGCATCGAACCACCCGGCGGCGATCCTTTACGCGGTATACCGCCCATGGCGGAAGACGTTTCCGCCCGTTTTGACGCCCTGAATCGAGACAAAAACGTACGAGAAATCGACATCAAATCCGCCACCGGCAAAGCGGAAGTGATGGCGTTGATCCAGCAGGCGGATGTGTTTCTGCACAACTGGGCGCCCGGCAAAGCAGCGGAGATGGGACTGGAATACGACGATATGAAACAGGTGAACCCCGACCTCGTTTACACCTATGCGGGAGGTTGGGGAGCGCGCGCGGAGCACGGTCTGCCCGGCACCGATTTCATGGCGCAGGCTTACTCCGGCGTCGCCGCCAAAATCGCCGCCGCTTCGGGGCTGCCGGGGGGCGCAGTGTTTACTGTTTTAGACGTATTAGGCGGCGCTGTCGCCGCTCAGGGCGTCACCGCCGCGCTGCTGGCCCGCGGACTGGGTCGCGCCCGCTCCATCAGAGTGGATACCTCCCTGCTGGGGGCCGCCACCTTGTTGTGCGCAGACGAACTTGGCGCGCTGTTGCAACAGGCGGGGTATCAAAGTCATGTCCTGGACGGTGAACCGCCCTCACCTGCATGGACTTCATTGAGTGGCGTCTACGCCACCGCACAGGGGCTGATTGCCCTGGACTGTCTGGATGAACGCGCTTTTTCCAGGCTCACCCACGCCATCGTCGACGCCGCGTCTGAACACCGGTTAAACCGCGCAAACGACAACCTGAATCGAGAGCATTTGCAGCGTGTTCTTCAACATCGCAAGGCGCAGGAGTGGGCGGCGTTGTTCGAAATGAACGGCGTTCCCGCCGCCGTAGTGGTCGAAGATTTGACTGAGCTTAGCCGCGACCCGCGTTTGGCCCCCGCTCTCGACAAGGACATCTATGTTCGAGTGAATTCACCATGGAGGTTTCAATGA
- a CDS encoding Yip1 family protein: protein MKDVNPYSSPNTPLIEENRNPPNKYLNPWFSMWLQPRATIQQIIDDDPVHLVIGLTCMASVLARIRGASMYHMGEYMGLISLLGVCIVVGCVLGVIWLYIGAPFIQWVGKWFGGRGSQDEIRAAIAWSCIPALWGALLIMLEMMLYGREMFLGAEARDYNLVDLKVRAAFSVAHGIIGIWGFMAFTKALAQVQGYSAWKAIGNMAIVLLVCFPPAIAVGYYLGSIAHQFN from the coding sequence ATGAAAGACGTAAATCCTTATTCCTCTCCTAACACGCCCCTCATTGAGGAAAACCGAAATCCACCAAATAAGTATTTAAATCCTTGGTTTTCCATGTGGCTGCAGCCTAGGGCGACTATCCAACAAATTATTGACGATGACCCGGTTCACCTTGTGATAGGGCTTACCTGCATGGCCTCGGTATTAGCCAGGATAAGAGGCGCCAGCATGTACCATATGGGCGAATATATGGGGCTTATTTCTCTGCTTGGTGTATGCATAGTAGTGGGCTGCGTCTTAGGTGTGATTTGGCTATATATCGGCGCTCCGTTTATTCAATGGGTTGGTAAATGGTTTGGCGGGCGCGGCTCTCAGGATGAAATCCGTGCGGCAATAGCCTGGAGTTGTATCCCGGCTCTATGGGGCGCGCTGCTTATAATGCTCGAAATGATGCTTTATGGGAGAGAAATGTTCCTTGGGGCCGAAGCCAGGGACTATAACTTGGTGGATCTTAAAGTACGTGCAGCATTTTCAGTGGCGCACGGAATTATTGGTATATGGGGCTTCATGGCGTTTACCAAAGCGCTAGCGCAGGTGCAGGGTTATAGCGCATGGAAGGCGATAGGAAATATGGCGATAGTTCTCTTAGTATGCTTTCCCCCTGCAATTGCTGTTGGATACTATCTTGGGTCGATCGCTCACCAATTTAATTGA